CAAGAAAGTAGAAAAGAATGGATGCTTTGGATGATGGAACGTGCTGGGAAAATGAATAGTAATGTGAAAAATCGACAATTTTGGCAACAACACATCAAGCCAATCGAATTGTGGAGCAATAAAGTAACCTCTCAAAAATTAGATTACATTCATAATAATCCTGTAGAAGCTGGTTTTGTAGAAGAGGCACATCGCTGGAAATATACTAGCGCAAAAAATTATGCAGGTGAAGTAGGACAAGTTTCGGTTGAAATTTTGTAGGCTTTTTGCTGCATTCGCAGAAC
The sequence above is a segment of the Labilibaculum sp. DW002 genome. Coding sequences within it:
- a CDS encoding transposase; amino-acid sequence: MDVFVREQYFASVAKSLEYCCANKGMVIYAYCIMPSHIHLIFNDQNSNPGKIIKEFKTYSSKLLQSLIAENPQESRKEWMLWMMERAGKMNSNVKNRQFWQQHIKPIELWSNKVTSQKLDYIHNNPVEAGFVEEAHRWKYTSAKNYAGEVGQVSVEIL